In the genome of Photobacterium sp. TY1-4, one region contains:
- the ileS gene encoding isoleucine--tRNA ligase — protein sequence MSDYKDTLNLPETGFPMRGNLANREPAMLKRWYDEDLYGEIRKAKKGKKSFVLHDGPPYANGDIHIGHALNKILKDIIIKSKTLSGYDAPYIPGWDCHGLPIELMVEKKVGKPGQKVTAAEFREKCRAYAAGQVEGQKESFIRLGVLGQWDKPYRTMDFATEANIIRSLGKIADQGHLLKGFKPVHWCTDCGSALAEAEVEYKDKMSPSIDVKFKAADEAAVVAKFSCAEGHQGHGDVSIVIWTTTPWTLPANRAVAVRDDLEYVLIQTEGETPERLIVAAELASDVMARAGVEHYHNLGFCKGADLDLLRFHHPFYNFDVPVILGDHVTTESGTGCVHTAPGHGQEDFVVGQKYGLEVANPVGSNGVYLPDTELFAGQHVFKANDAVVEVLKEHGALLHHHAYEHSYPHCWRHKTPIIFRATPQWFVSMDQAGLRAKALEEIKGVQWMPEWGQNRIESMVEGRPEWCISRQRTWGVPIALFVHKETQELHPQTSELIEKVAQLVEQKGIQAWWDLDPTELMGAEDAANYEKVLDTLDVWFDSGVTHFSVVDSREEYNGHSADLYLEGSDQHRGWFQSSLISSVAMKGKAPYNQVLTHGFVVDGQGRKMSKSIGNVVAPKDVTNKLGADILRLWVASTDYTGEVAVSDEILKRSADAYRRIRNTARFFLANLSGFNPATDCVAPEEMVALDRWAVGCAKAAQEDIIKAYGEYNLHAVTQRLMHFCSIEMGSFYLDVIKDRQYTAKRGGHAQRSCQTALYYIVEALVRWMAPIMSFTADEIWNEMPAAQGNGESREKFVFTGEWFEGLFGLADGEALNNEFWTEIQQVRGAVNKLLEAARNEKVIGGALQAEVTLFATPALAAKLNQLEDELRFVLLTSKAEVVVAESQPEGAQATELEGLFVAVAASEAEKCDRCWHHVADVGAIAGHESICGRCVSNVDGDGEERKFA from the coding sequence ATGAGCGACTATAAAGATACCCTGAACCTGCCTGAAACAGGGTTTCCGATGCGAGGCAATCTTGCGAATCGCGAACCTGCGATGCTTAAGCGTTGGTATGATGAAGATCTTTACGGTGAAATCCGTAAAGCCAAAAAGGGTAAGAAATCCTTTGTATTACACGATGGCCCACCATACGCCAACGGTGATATTCACATTGGTCACGCACTGAATAAGATTCTTAAAGACATCATTATTAAGTCGAAGACGCTGTCGGGATATGACGCGCCTTACATTCCTGGCTGGGACTGCCACGGTCTGCCGATCGAACTGATGGTCGAGAAGAAAGTCGGTAAGCCGGGTCAGAAAGTGACCGCGGCAGAGTTCCGTGAAAAATGCCGTGCCTATGCGGCGGGTCAGGTGGAAGGCCAGAAAGAGAGCTTTATCCGCCTGGGCGTGCTGGGTCAGTGGGACAAGCCATATCGCACTATGGATTTTGCAACCGAAGCGAACATCATTCGCTCGCTGGGCAAAATTGCCGATCAGGGCCACCTGCTCAAAGGCTTTAAGCCGGTCCACTGGTGTACTGACTGTGGTTCTGCCCTGGCAGAGGCCGAAGTTGAATATAAAGACAAAATGTCGCCGTCGATTGACGTGAAATTCAAGGCTGCGGACGAAGCTGCTGTGGTTGCGAAGTTCAGCTGCGCCGAAGGCCATCAGGGCCACGGCGATGTTTCGATCGTGATCTGGACTACCACGCCTTGGACGCTGCCGGCCAACCGTGCCGTTGCCGTGCGTGATGATCTGGAATACGTGCTGATCCAAACGGAAGGCGAAACCCCTGAGCGTCTGATCGTCGCTGCCGAGCTGGCAAGTGATGTGATGGCCCGTGCCGGTGTTGAGCACTACCATAACCTGGGCTTCTGTAAAGGGGCTGACCTGGATCTGCTGCGCTTCCACCACCCGTTCTACAACTTTGATGTTCCGGTGATCCTGGGCGATCACGTGACCACCGAGTCCGGTACCGGCTGTGTTCACACCGCCCCTGGCCACGGTCAGGAAGACTTCGTGGTGGGCCAGAAGTACGGTCTGGAAGTCGCCAACCCGGTCGGCAGCAACGGCGTTTATCTGCCGGATACCGAGCTGTTTGCCGGCCAGCATGTGTTCAAAGCCAACGATGCCGTCGTTGAAGTGCTGAAAGAGCACGGCGCGCTGCTGCACCACCATGCTTACGAGCACAGCTACCCGCACTGCTGGCGCCACAAGACGCCGATCATCTTCCGTGCCACCCCGCAGTGGTTCGTATCGATGGATCAGGCCGGTCTGCGTGCCAAAGCGCTGGAAGAAATCAAAGGCGTCCAGTGGATGCCGGAGTGGGGTCAAAATCGCATTGAGTCGATGGTTGAAGGCCGTCCGGAGTGGTGTATCTCCCGTCAGCGCACCTGGGGCGTGCCAATTGCCCTGTTCGTACATAAAGAAACGCAAGAGCTGCACCCGCAGACCAGCGAGCTGATCGAAAAAGTAGCTCAACTGGTTGAGCAAAAAGGGATTCAAGCCTGGTGGGATCTGGATCCGACCGAGCTGATGGGCGCTGAAGATGCGGCGAACTACGAGAAAGTACTGGATACCCTGGATGTCTGGTTTGACTCTGGTGTAACGCACTTCTCTGTGGTCGACAGTCGCGAAGAGTACAACGGCCACAGCGCCGATCTGTACCTGGAAGGCTCTGACCAGCACCGCGGTTGGTTCCAGTCGTCGCTGATCTCATCGGTTGCGATGAAAGGCAAAGCACCATACAACCAGGTTCTGACCCACGGTTTCGTGGTGGATGGCCAGGGCCGGAAGATGTCAAAATCGATCGGCAACGTGGTGGCGCCAAAAGATGTGACCAATAAACTGGGTGCGGACATCCTGCGTCTGTGGGTGGCTTCGACAGACTACACCGGCGAAGTTGCGGTCTCGGATGAGATCCTCAAGCGCTCTGCCGATGCGTACCGTCGTATCCGCAACACCGCGCGTTTCTTCCTGGCCAACCTGAGTGGCTTTAACCCGGCGACCGATTGCGTTGCGCCGGAAGAGATGGTCGCGCTGGATCGCTGGGCAGTGGGCTGTGCCAAAGCCGCTCAGGAAGACATCATTAAAGCGTATGGCGAGTACAATCTGCACGCCGTGACGCAGCGCCTGATGCATTTCTGCTCCATCGAAATGGGCTCATTCTACCTGGATGTGATCAAGGACCGTCAGTACACCGCCAAACGCGGTGGCCACGCACAGCGTAGCTGTCAGACCGCGCTGTACTACATCGTTGAAGCGCTGGTTCGCTGGATGGCGCCGATCATGTCGTTCACTGCCGACGAAATCTGGAACGAGATGCCGGCTGCCCAGGGCAACGGCGAGTCCCGTGAGAAGTTTGTCTTCACCGGTGAGTGGTTCGAAGGCCTGTTTGGTCTGGCGGACGGCGAAGCGCTGAACAACGAATTCTGGACCGAGATCCAGCAGGTTCGTGGTGCGGTGAACAAGCTGCTGGAAGCTGCCCGGAACGAAAAAGTCATTGGTGGCGCACTTCAGGCCGAAGTGACGCTGTTCGCGACCCCGGCGCTGGCTGCGAAGCTGAACCAGCTGGAAGATGAGCTGCGTTTCGTCCTGTTGACCTCGAAAGCCGAAGTGGTGGTTGCCGAGAGCCAGCCGGAAGGCGCGCAAGCAACGGAACTGGAAGGTCTGTTTGTTGCAGTTGCCGCGTCTGAGGCTGAGAAGTGTGATCGTTGTTGGCACCATGTCGCCGATGTCGGTGCGATTGCAGGCCATGAATCGATCTGCGGTCGCTGTGTGAGCAACGTCGACGGTGACGGAGAAGAGCGTAAGTTTGCCTAA